A single window of Polyodon spathula isolate WHYD16114869_AA chromosome 2, ASM1765450v1, whole genome shotgun sequence DNA harbors:
- the LOC121326973 gene encoding interleukin-6 receptor subunit beta-like — MTTMPVFVNMRIWVEAENQLGKSTSEQLHLDPVDIVKPSAPEIEKISSEKEFPNSLVVSWNLTLNPLLFKLKYNIRYRSASSSEWTKVPLSETGSSIKSFRLQDLKPYTEYRVSVRCIKEDGLGYWSDWSKEKSATTPEVKPSGRPDLWRVIGPSDSDKNRRVTLIWKEPDPSVANGKILGYEVQIEGRHYPAAKRFTVNGTSVDYTLTEGASYHITIAAFNSKGQSPGARLFIPAGSQKELPSVEDLKAFPQDGKLWVEWKAPRKSESEYVVEWCAMMEEGGGCSTESIEWQRVSALSINTVLKGNIKPLKRYKISVFPVYFGIPGACRSVEEYLEQGSPTIGPTVRTRKKERNGALLEWNLIPLMSRNGFIRNYTIFYQAEGGVEESITVDYANRQYTLTSLGISAMYAVHVSANTDAGSKNGSEFTFTTLKFAPGEIEAIVVPVCLGFLITTVATLLFCFNKRDLIKKHIWPQVPDPGNSRIANWSPYSGPIRPNFSPKEQVYPEGIITDFSVINIENDNIDDYNKASDSLKKGKYTSEEHSSGIGGSSCMSSPRQSVSDSDEADSAQTTSSTVQYSSVVATGYRGQLPSAPVFARSESTQPLLDCEERPEEQHLYGNLNSEQGVTRPSRLYFKRPRMINEDADPSCDSLGFCPADEVTLQDSAATGSSQPDSEGQTVPRNGINASPERNETKSYVPQQNGYRAQ, encoded by the exons ATGACAACCATGCCTGTTTTTGTCAACATGAGGATCTGGGTTGAAGCAGAGAACCAACTTGGAAAAAGCACATCAGAACAACTTCATTTGGATCCAGTAGACATTG tgaaaCCTAGTGCCCCAGAGATTGAAAAGATTAGTTCTGAAAAGGAGTTTCCCAACTCGTTGGTGGTGTCCTGGAATCTCACTTTAAATCCGCTTCTCTTTAAACTGAAGTACAACATTCGCTACAGGAGCGCCAGCAGTTCCGAGTGGACGAag GTTCCACTGAGTGAAACAGGAAGCAGCATTAAGTCATTTAGACTTCAAGACCTTAAGCCCTATACAGAGTATAGAGTTTCTGTCCGGTGCATCAAAGAAGATGGTTTAGGCTACTGGAGTGACTGGAGTAAAGAAAAGAGTGCAACCACACCCGAAGTCA AACCTTCTGGAAGACCAGATCTCTGGAGAGTTATTGGCCCTTCTGATTCTGACAAAAATCGACGTGTAACACTGATATGGAAG GAACCAGATCCCTCTGTTGCAAACGGAAAGATATTGGGATATGAAGTACAGATTGAAGGGAGACACTATCCTGCAGCAAAACGCTTCACAGTTAATGGGACAAGTGTGGACTACACATTAACAGAAGGAGCAAGCTATCATATAACTATCGCTGCCTTTAATTCAAAAGGACAATCTCCTGGTGCAAGGTTGTTTATTCCAGCAGGCAGTCAAAAAG AGCTTCCTTCAGTGGAAGACTTGAAGGCATTTCCACAGGACGGCAAGTTGTGGGTAGAGTGGAAGGCCCCTCGTAAGAGCGAATCGGAGTATGTTGTTGAGTGGTGTGCAATGATGGAGGAAGGGGGAGGATGTTCCACTGAATCCATTGAATGGCAGCGTGTATCAGCATTATCTATTAATACAGTCCTAAAAG GCAATATTAAACCTCTGAAGCGCTACAAAATATCTGTGTTTCCGGTTTATTTTGGAATTCCTGGTGCTTGCCGTTCAGTTGAAGAATATCTGGAACAAGGAT ctccTACAATTGGTCCTACTGTTcgaacaagaaaaaaagaaagaaatggagctTTGTTAGAATGGAATTTGATTCCACTTATGTCTCGAAATGGATTCATAAGAAATTACACAATATTTTACCAGGCTGAAGGTGGGGTTGAAGAAT caaTAACAGTTGATTACGCAAACCGTCAATATACTTTAACTTCACTCGGCATTAGTGCTATGTATGCTGTGCACGTAAGTGCGAATACTGATGCAGGGAGCAAAAACGGATCtgaatttacatttacaactctGAAGTTCG caccCGGGGAAATTGAAGCTATCGTCGTGCCAGTTTGCTTAGGCTTCCTGATCACCACTGTGGCGACCCTGCTGTTCTGCTTTAACAAGCGTGACCT GATTAAGAAACACATTTGGCCACAGGTGCCTGATCCTGGGAACAGTCGTATTGCAAACTGGTCACCTTATTCGGGTCCAATTCGG cctaACTTTAGTCCAAAAGAACAGGTTTACCCAGAAGGTATTATTACTGACTTCAGTGtaataaatatagaaaatgaCAACATTGACGATTACAACAAGGCATCAGATTCCCTGAAGAAGGGAAAGTACACATCGGAGGAGCACAGCAGTGGGATTGGAGGCTCTTCGTGCATGTCATCACCCCGACAGAGCGTCTCGGACAGCGACGAGGCTGATTCGGCACAAACCActtccagcacagtgcagtattcCTCAGTGGTGGCGACCGGCTACAGGGGACAGTTACCATCGGCACCTGTGTTCGCAAGATCAGAGTCGACCCAGCCACTGCTCGACTGCGAGGAAAGGCCAGAAGAGCAGCACCTGTATGGAAACTTAAACAGCGAGCAAGGGGTGACGCGTCCTAGCAGACTGTACTTCAAAAGACCCAGAATGATAAATGAAGATGCAGACCCGAGCTGTGATTCTTTGGGGTTTTGCCCAGCTGACGAGGTAACTCTGCAGGACTCTGCTGCCACAGGTTCTTCACAGCCTGACAGTGAAGGACAAACTGTCCCCAGGAATGGTATTAACGCCAGCCCGGAAAGAAACGAGACAAAAAGCTACGTGCCACAGCAGAATGGTTACAGGGCACAGTGA
- the LOC121300957 gene encoding interleukin-6 receptor subunit beta-like: MESKPERVTNITCTYFLNSTITCRWNPGNNIQNRQTKYFLIYYRNEFFRNPLEDDCFPKPIFLSSESVIFPCGLSKTECTVECLVFVYTVICSISVRAENAMGKEDSEKYHLDTRHAVQLSTPVITRIIAAKTSLNLTWKEQDDFPFSVTCILRYKKVTASRWIQVENIQMEKEQKEIGFHIGGLEPFSNYSASVSCIKKENTIYWSEWSADGYGQTLEDRPSKAVDLWRSTEDHDFPGKISLIWKPLSVSDSHGIILGYKVYRRNQPWINTTDVKISFLRTTEACEVTVFAYNSAGDSPGATLRIPAISKQDVLPAVPVVQASPKDNQLWVEWKAPPSAVSGYVIDWCVGTEAVCERDWQHVNNTTLTTYLKGNIEPLKCYNISVYPVYEQGAGTPTSTEAYLREGAPGKIHTPDVLDIKTTEATIKWKEIPKDQRNGFIVNYTIVFLNEEQHFKTVNSNVLECTLQSLQPSTQYRVYLKASTKAGSIKSSDVIFTTSVSTEAVMFVTVPFVFLIFLLGVICVIKKPVLKEQFWPSVPNPSKGSLEHWLDEYHPQTILEWAVLTPDDGSSICDLHLSDSINSDHLYSSSEKQLLDSYITELPLPYQPLPGIGEDIDQHSAKSNNFLQFFSNNEYLPMFQTAEFLAPKDSCDVTTSPTATETTGPKQAAGQLHVTQTRLDLLCNTIARSGEETSPSQELASTQSYVKEYELTAIATQGTANSVFQNSTDLPYTWLPM, translated from the exons ATGGAAAGTAAACCAG AAAGAGTCACAAACATCACCTGCACCTATTTTTTGAATTCTACAATCACTTGCAGATGGAATCCTGGAAATAATATACAAAATCGCCAAACAAAGTACTTCTTAATTTATTATCG taatgagTTCTTCAGAAACCCTCTTGAAGACGACTGCTTTCCAAAGCCCATTTTTTTATCAAG TGAAAGTGTTATATTTCCCTGTGGGCTGTCAAAGACGGAGTGTACTGTTGAATGCCTGGTGTTTGTTTATACTGTTATATGTTCAATATCTGTAAGAGCTGAGAACGCCATGGGTAAAGAAGATTCAGAAAAGTACCATCTTGACACAAGGCATGCAG TACAATTATCTACTCCGGTAATTACAAGAATCATTGCGGCAAAGACTTCATTGAATTTGACTTGGAAGGAACAAGATGATTTTCCATTTTCTGTAACATGTATACTCCGATACAAAAAGGTTACCGCGAGCCGGTGGATTcag GTTGAGAACATACAAATGGAAAAGGAACAAAAAGAAATAGGTTTTCACATTGGAGGTTTGGAGCCATTCAGCAACTACAGTGCTTCTGTTTCCTGTATTAAAAAAGAGAATACAATCTACTGGTCTGAATGGAGCGCTGATGGATACGGTCAAACTTTGGAAGACA GGCCTTCAAAAGCAGTGGATCTCTGGCGGAGCACGGAGGATCATGACTTCCCAGGAAAAATCTCTCTCATATGGAAG CCTTTAAGTGTTTCTGACTCTCATGGAATTATACTTGGATACAAAGTATATAGAAGAAATCAGCCTTGGATAAACACCACTGATGTTAAGATATCATTCCTCCGGACCACAGAAGCTTGTGAGGTTACTGTGTTCGCTTATAACTCAGCTGGGGACTCTCCTGGAGCCACGCTGAGAATCCCTGCAATTTCCAAACAGG atgTTCTACCAGCAGTACCAGTGGTACAAGCTTCTCCTAAAGACAATCAGCTATGGGTTGAGTGGAAAGCTCCTCCATCGGCAGTAAGTGGATACGTGATTGACTGGTGTGTGGGTACAGAGGCCGTTTGTGAGAGAGACTGGCAGCATGTTAACAACACCACCCTTACAACTTATTTAAAAG GTAATATTGAGCCATTGAAATGTTACAACATCTCCGTCTACCCTGTTTATGAGCAAGGTGCTGGAACTCCTACATCAACTGAGGCCTACCTTAGGGAAGGAG caccaGGAAAAATTCATACACCAGATGTATTGGATATTAAGACCACAGAGGCTACTATCAAGTGGAAAGAGATTCCAAAGGACCAAAGAAATGGTTTCATCGTTAACTACACCATTGTTTTCCTCAATGAAGAACAACACT TTAAGACTGTCAACTCAAATGTGCTGGAGTGCACACTGCAGtctctgcagcccagcacacagtACAGAGTTTACTTAAAAGCCAGCACCAAGGCGGGAAGTATTAAAAGCAGTGATGTGATCTTCACTACTTCAGTGT CAACAGAAGCCGTTATGTTTGTAACTGTACCGTTTGTTTTCCTGATTTTCCTCTTGGGAGTGATCTGTGTCATAAAGAAGCCTGT ATTAAAAGAACAGTTTTGGCCCTCTGTTCCAAACCCATCCAAAGGCTCTCTGGAACATTGGCTTGACGAATACCATCCTCAG actaTACTGGAATGGGCAGTACTGACTCCAGATGATGGTTCTTCCATTTGTGATTTACATCTTAGTGATAGCATTAATTCAGATCATTTGTATTCATCTTCAGAAAAACAGCTTCTTGATTCATATATTACAGAATTGCCCTTGCCATACCAGCCCTTGCCTGGCATTGGAGAAGACATAGACCAGCATTCTGCTAAGAGTAACAATTTTCTGCAGTTCTTTTCTAACAACGAGTATTTGCCCATGTTTCAAACTGCTGAGTTTTTAGCTCCCAAAGACAGCTGTGATGTAACTACGAGTCCAACAGCGACAGAAACCACAGGACCGAAGCAGGCTGCTGGTCAACTGCATGTCACACAAACCAGGCTGGACCTACTGTGTAACACCATAGCAAGAAGTGGAGAGGAAACGTCCCCTTCTCAAGAACTTGCCAGCACCCAGTCATATGTTAAAGAATATGAGCTAACTGCAATAGCCACACAAGGAActgcaaattcagtttttcagaATAGCACTGACCTCCCATATACCTGGTTACCCATGTAG